One window from the genome of Cyprinus carpio isolate SPL01 chromosome B1, ASM1834038v1, whole genome shotgun sequence encodes:
- the cnpy3 gene encoding protein canopy homolog 3, which yields MTVFICVVLFLVSAAAANKSGDDEWVHLPNKCEVCKFLSIEMKSAFEETGKTKEVIETNYRFLDDKGAPPIKYVKSDIRFIEVMENVCSRIMQYNLHKERDGSNRFAKGMSETFSTLHNLVNKGVKVVMDIPYELWNETSAEVADLKKQCDVMVEQYEEVIEDWYKGSQEEDLTTYLCEKHVLKGQDTGCLKENWAGKKGDTAAITEDKKKKKGKKKKGKDSEDGQKKEKVKKKKKKSKLTDTETSKRKTEEAGYTSDEEIQKKVPLNQDKTEL from the exons atgactgtttttatcTGCGTCGTGTTGTTTCTCGTAAGTGCCGCAGCTGCTAACAAAAGCGGGGACGATGAGTGGGTGCATCTGCCAAATAAATGTGAAG TGTGCAAATTTCTTAGTATTGAAATGAAGTCTGCATTTGAAGAGACTGGCAAAACAAAAGAAGTGATCGAAACCAACTACCGCTTCCTGGATGATAAAGGTGCACCGCCAATCAAATATGTCAAATC TGATATTCGTTTCATAGAGGTGATGGAAAATGTTTGCTCAAGGATCATGCAGTACAATCTACACAAAGAGAGAGATGGAAGTAATCGCTTCGCAAAG GGTATGTCTGAGACATTCTCAACCTTACATAACCTGGTTAATAAAGGCGTGAAGGTGGTCATGGACATTCCTTATGAACTGTGGAATGAGACCAGTGCAGAAGTGGCAGATCTCAAAAAACAG TGTGATGTGATGGTAGAGCAGTATGAAGAAGTCATTGAAGACTGGTATAAAGGCAGCCAGGAGGAAGATCTCACCACTTACCTGTGTGAAAAACACGTGCTGAAAGGACAAGACACCG GCTGTCTTAAAGAGAACTGGGCTGGGAAAAAGGGAGACACTGCAGCTATCACAGaggacaagaagaaaaagaagggcAAAAAGAAGAAAGGTAAAGACAGCGAGGATGGGCAGAAAAAGGAGaaggtgaagaagaagaagaaaaagtccAAGCTTACTGACACTGAGACCAGCAAGCGGAAAACTGAAGAAGCTGGATACACCTCAGATGAAGAGATCCAGAAGAAAGTTCCTcttaatcaggataaaactgaACTCTGA